The Geoalkalibacter subterraneus genome contains the following window.
CAGCTTGCCGAACCGCTCGGTGGATGGTCCCGGAATCGATTCTGCCAGGTCGAAGCAGTCCGTGTCCTCGATCTGGCAGAAATAGGGGCCGGTATGCAACTCCTGCAGGACCATAAGTTGTGCGCCCTGGGCGGCGGCGTCCCGAATCCCCTCGATGCTTTTGCGGATATTGGCTTCACGGTCGAGGCTGCAGGCATGCTGTATCATGCCGACGGTCAGAGTACGGGCTGCGGTCATGGCAATACTCCTTTGGGCAGCTGCATGGTGACACAGTGCAGGGAGCCGTGCTGAAGGATGAGGGGGGAGCAGTCGATACCGATGATTTCTCGCCCCGCAAAAGCCTCGGCGATGCGCGCCATTGCCTCATCATCTCTCGGGTCGTTGTAGGTGGGCACCAGCACGGCATTGTTGATGACCAGGAAGTTGGCATAGGTTGCCGGCAGTCGCTGGCCTTCGTCGTCGAAGTAGGGGCGCGGCCAGGGCAGGGGAATGAGGCGGAACGGGCGGCCGTCGCGGGTGCGCAGCCCGGCCAACTCCTCGCCCATGCGGCGCAGCTCCTCATAGTGCGGATCTGTTTCATCGTCACACATCACATAGGCAATGGTATCGTCCGGGCAGAGTCTCGCCAGGGTGTCAATGTGCGAGTCAGTGTCGTCGCCTTCAAGGTAGCCGTTTTCCAGCCACAGGATATGATCGGCTCCCAGATTTTCCTTTAGAGCGGCCTCTATCCCCCGCCTGTCGAGGTGAGGATTGCGGTTGGGCTCAAGCAGGCAGGCGCTGGTGACGAGCAGGGTGCCGCAGCCGTCGCTTTCGATGCTGCCCCCCTCGAGAATCAGGCCGGGGGTATGCAGCGCGGTTTCACCGAAGGTGCCGGCACGTACCAGATTGCGGGTGACCTGATTATCGAAGTTGCTCGGGAATTTCAAGCCCCAGCCGTTGAAGCCGAAATCCAGCAGAACCGGCCGGTTGTCCCGATATATGGTAATGGGCCCGAAATCCCGCGTCCAGGTGTCGTTGGTCGGGATTTTGAAAATTTCGATTCGATCAAGACTTACCGGGGTGTCTTGCAGGGCGGCCCTGGTTTGATCCGGTTCCGGGGTGACAATCAACACCTTTTCGTAGCGGCTGATCCTGTGGGCCAGATTGCAGAAAACGGGGACGACGCGATCAAGGATCGGAGCCCAGTCGGTCTGTGCGTGAGGCCAGGCCAGCAGCACGCCGTCCTGATCCTCCCATTCTGCAGGAAGTCGAAGAGTCATGGCAGCCGTTCTCCAGAGTAAGGATTGTAAAGACGCGCATCCTAATGCAGCCGCACGCTTTGAATCAAATCAAATTTTACAACATGTCACTGTTTCTTCAGCCCAGACGCACAATCAGCAGAGTGATGATTGCCGCGGTGGCCAGCAGAGACAGCAGCAACAAAGCAAATCGGCGCCTCGGGTTGTTGCGGAGAGTATTGCGACGGTCCGTATGGGCGGGAGAGGAGATCGATTTTACGGCGATTTCCCCTGCGGTTATCAGCGCGGCAAGCCAGCATCCGCCCAGGACCAGACCGCCCAGAACATCGCTGAGCCTCTGCATGCCGAGGTAAATGGGGCTGAAGGAGATCACCAGGACAAAAAAGCTGCCACCGAAGACCAGATAAAAACGGTGCTCCGCCGCACGCAAAGATCCGAGCAGGAAATAAACGACAAGCCCATAAAAAACCAAGCTGTTAAAGGCTGCTGCGCTAGGAAAAACAGAGATCGCAGCTTCGAAGCCGAAGCCCGTTTCCTGAAGCGGCGGGCGCTTGAACAGCCACTGCAGCACCACCAGGAGCGCCTGTCCGCACCCCAGCCCCATAATCAGCAAAAAGGCGAACAGGCGCTTTTTACCGATCAGCAGCCAGAACAGGCACAAAGTGCCAAGGATCACGACCGCTGAGACACCACCAAACTGCACGATCCCCTGGAAAAAAAGATCGGCTTCAGGCTCCCTCAGATCCTGCAGCATTTTGTGGAGGGCCAAGTCGCTGCGGGCAAAGGGAGTCTGCGTCAGGACCGCACGACTGATCCAGAAGAAAAGAGAAGCGAACGTCAGCGTTAGAAAAAATCCTACCGAAAGAGCCAGCCCCGCTCTATGCTGGGTGGAAAAACGGTTGTAGATGAATCGGTAAAGCCGCGGATGGCTCTGCTCCCATTGCCGTGTGACGGCTGTCTCCGTCAGCCGATCTGAAACACCGAGTGCAGAACGCAACAACCGTGCAGCCGACCGTTGCAGCAGCGGAAAGATATTTCGCCAGAACAGATGGTTGAATACAAGAAGTACCAGCAGCAGAAGAAGAATCAGGCTGAACCGACCGCTCCAGACCTGAACCTGCCGCCAACTGGCCGCGAAGAAGTATCCCAGACCCGGGTAGGCGATTCCCCAAAGGATGCCGCTGATCACGGCGTAGGCGCTGAAGCGCGGTGGGGACATGTGTGCACTGCCGGCGATCAGGGGAATGAACGGACGAAGAAAGCCGAGGAACCGTCCGAAAAAAACGCTCTTTCCTCCATGTTTGACAAAAAAATGCCGTGCCCTGACAACCAGATGCTGTCTTTTTACCAGCGCCGGACGTTGCAACAGCGTCGCGCTGAAGCGTGCGCCCAGCCAGAAACTGACCAGGTCGCCGATAATGGCGCCCAGGCCGGCAAAGATCATGATGGGTGCAATGGCTCCCTGGCCGTTAGCCGCAAGAAAACCAGCCACGACAATCAAAACACTGCCCGGCATAAAAATACCGACGATTGCCAGCGACTCCAGCAGTGAAATGAGGCCGAGCAGCAGGTAGTAGGGCGCACCGCTCGGCAGCCAGTTGATTGTCGTCTCGATCCAGGGCTCCATCGGGCATGTTACCGCAGTGTTCCAAAGGATTTGATCATATCCTTGAATTGTTTCTGATATGTCGCAAACTGGTCCGGTAAGGCTGAATACAGGATAATATACCGTACGAAGGGATCGCCGAGCAGGATAATGCGATACTGCCGGAGGGGATTTGTGCCATAGAGGTCTTTCCCTTCCAGCCCCGCGACTTCGATGTCCGCTTCCTTTCCGGGAGTGAACCCATCAACGTGACGCGCGATTTCAGCTTTTGCCTGGGAGAAATCCAGCTTTTCGTGGGGGATAATCACCGCCATGCGCGCAATGGGGGCGCTGCCCTCTGTCTCGGGCGACTGCCAGCCCACCGCGTCGGCCCCGGGCAGTGTGTCTGAATCCGGATCCAGAAATTTCTCCCAGTCGCCGGGGAACTCCACCGCGAAGTTGCGTGTTGCGTCGATGTACATTTTCTGCGGCGGGCCGTCGGCCCCCGATATCTTGCCCATCATGCCCGAACACCCGGAAAGCAGCACCATCAGAGTGCTACAGATAAAAACTGCCGTCCCGATTGCTTTTCTTTGCATCATCATGAAGGCTCCTTTCCGGGGGTGAGTTCTGCCGGCTCATTGGTTATCGAATGGATGAAAATGATCACAGCCGGTACAAGAACCAGTATCATGACTATTCCAAGAAACAAGAAAGCGGTGTTGAGTCCCCACCGGTCGGCTGCCATGCCAGCCAGGGGGCCGGTGCAGAAAAAGAAAAACCGGAACAGGAAGGATTTGATCGACATGATGCTCGCTCTTGTGCCGGTTCGACTCTGCTGCTGAATACAGTTTTTGAGCATTGGCCCCTGCAGGCCGCGCATGGCGGTGAGCAGGTAGTAAAAGAGAAAGCTCAGGCTCGCAGCAGTCAACGCCAGCCCCAGGTACCCCGCCAGGACGAGACCGACCAGGGTTATCGCCATCATGCGTGTGCCCAGCACAAACGCCACGCGGTGGCTGAGCCAGGAAAAAATCGCCACTGTGAGGTTGGCCCCGGCCCAGATGGGGCCGAACCAGGTCAGAGGCACGCCGGTTTCCTGCATGAACGGTTGAATCAGCCACACAGGGTAAAAAGAGGCGAGACCGAGAAAAACAGAAAACAGCAGGGCCGCCCGCAGTCGCCGGTTCTCCTTGAGGGCATGGCGAATTGTGCCCCATGCCTGGCTCAGATGCGATCCGCCATGCGGGGCATGTGCCCGCTGCGGCTCACGCAGGGAAAAGGTCAGCAGCAGAATCAGAACCCAGATCGCCACCTGGATAATGAAGGGCAGCAAGGGAAGAAACGCATAGAGGGTGCCTGCAAACAGGGCCCCC
Protein-coding sequences here:
- a CDS encoding bifunctional DedA family/phosphatase PAP2 family protein translates to MEPWIETTINWLPSGAPYYLLLGLISLLESLAIVGIFMPGSVLIVVAGFLAANGQGAIAPIMIFAGLGAIIGDLVSFWLGARFSATLLQRPALVKRQHLVVRARHFFVKHGGKSVFFGRFLGFLRPFIPLIAGSAHMSPPRFSAYAVISGILWGIAYPGLGYFFAASWRQVQVWSGRFSLILLLLLVLLVFNHLFWRNIFPLLQRSAARLLRSALGVSDRLTETAVTRQWEQSHPRLYRFIYNRFSTQHRAGLALSVGFFLTLTFASLFFWISRAVLTQTPFARSDLALHKMLQDLREPEADLFFQGIVQFGGVSAVVILGTLCLFWLLIGKKRLFAFLLIMGLGCGQALLVVLQWLFKRPPLQETGFGFEAAISVFPSAAAFNSLVFYGLVVYFLLGSLRAAEHRFYLVFGGSFFVLVISFSPIYLGMQRLSDVLGGLVLGGCWLAALITAGEIAVKSISSPAHTDRRNTLRNNPRRRFALLLLSLLATAAIITLLIVRLG
- a CDS encoding MFS transporter; this translates as MTLSRNIRALYAFSFLKMTLFPMAIITLFWKDHIGLSLTEILFIQGLFSLATLLFEYPSGYLSDLLGYKLCLNMAAVLGIIGWGFYLRADSFGTVLLAELILGASFAFISGSDSALLYETLDSENRAHLYSQFEGRMLGLAQTGEAVGALFAGTLYAFLPLLPFIIQVAIWVLILLLTFSLREPQRAHAPHGGSHLSQAWGTIRHALKENRRLRAALLFSVFLGLASFYPVWLIQPFMQETGVPLTWFGPIWAGANLTVAIFSWLSHRVAFVLGTRMMAITLVGLVLAGYLGLALTAASLSFLFYYLLTAMRGLQGPMLKNCIQQQSRTGTRASIMSIKSFLFRFFFFCTGPLAGMAADRWGLNTAFLFLGIVMILVLVPAVIIFIHSITNEPAELTPGKEPS
- a CDS encoding agmatine deiminase family protein; protein product: MTLRLPAEWEDQDGVLLAWPHAQTDWAPILDRVVPVFCNLAHRISRYEKVLIVTPEPDQTRAALQDTPVSLDRIEIFKIPTNDTWTRDFGPITIYRDNRPVLLDFGFNGWGLKFPSNFDNQVTRNLVRAGTFGETALHTPGLILEGGSIESDGCGTLLVTSACLLEPNRNPHLDRRGIEAALKENLGADHILWLENGYLEGDDTDSHIDTLARLCPDDTIAYVMCDDETDPHYEELRRMGEELAGLRTRDGRPFRLIPLPWPRPYFDDEGQRLPATYANFLVINNAVLVPTYNDPRDDEAMARIAEAFAGREIIGIDCSPLILQHGSLHCVTMQLPKGVLP